The genomic DNA AATTGCCGCGAATGGATCATCGAGCGGCCAGACATCAACTCTGGTGGAGTTGGAAACTGGTAGTTTGAACTCTCAGTGATGACTGAATTTACAAGCACGAAGCGCAAGCGAGTGTGTCGGATTTTCTTGTCCCCAAGGTCCCCCTTGGGGACAAGAAAATATTCAGAGAAAATCTATTTAGAGAGTTCCTGAATCTTCGGATCATCCGGAAACACACTCTGCACTAAGCGAATCAAGCGTTTTTCTGTGCAATCAAAATCTCCCCATCCAATCAGTTCTCCATCTTCAAACACACCAAGGTGAGCGCACAAAAAGCAGATCAGTACATCAATGCTCTTCACTTTGCCAGTAAATTTTATTCTTACTCCCGGCATTGGCCTGCATCCCTTGGCGCCAAGAATCACATTGAAAGACTTTTTTGAAGTCATAAAATTGATAAATTCAGAAGCAATCTCAGGATTTAATCCAACTGGGCCTTCAATGATGGGATAATCCTCTACAGTGGCTTGGCCCCAACTTTGCCACTGGGAAGAGGGATCAATAGTAAATGCTTCGACAGTTGCAGCATTTGAAACGATTTTGTAATTCTCCTCATTTTTGTAGACCTCTTTTTTAAACTTTTCTTCAGATAAATAAACCTCACCAAATGGATTCTGTTCAGTCAAGGAGGAATTATTTGAATCGCAACCCAAAACCACTACGAATGCCAATAAAATTAACACTCCAAATGGATAGCAATCAGATACGTATTGTTTAAATCGATCAACCCTAGTGGACTGTGCCATTTTTATTTAACCCTGAGTTGAACAATAAACTCACAACTTATTGACAGTGATGGCGTCGACTCACTCGCTTGCGATTCGTGCTTGTATTTTTATTCCGACGCAACTGCTGGTGTCCCGAGTTGAATCTGGAAGAGTTCGATCAACTTTTCGATGACGGTTTCCATCGATCCCGTAATCATCGCGCCGGAGGCGAGTCGATGACCGCCGCCGCCGAATTGTTCGGCGACTAAGGTGACATCGACCCCTTCCCGGCTGCGGAGGCTGGCTTTGATCTGGCGGTTTTGTTGTTGAACGAGAATGAAGGCGGCTCGTGTTCCTTTAATTTTCATGCACTCGTTGACGAGGCTTTCGGTGTCGGCTGGATGTGCTTTCGTTTCGGCAAAATCAGCTTGAGTCACGTAGGTATAAACGAGCTGACCTTCACAGGCGAGTTGCACCCGCTGTAATGCAATGCCTGAAAGCTTGAGTCGTTCGAGCGAGGCCTGCTCGTACAACTTAGTGTAAAGCTCCGATGGACTGGCACCGGCTTTCATGAGATCCGAAATGATTTGCATCGTCTCGGCTGTGGTCGCCGGAAAGCGGAACCAGCCGGTATCGGTGGCGATGGCTGAATACAAAGCGTTGGCTTCTTGAGGAGTCGGTTGATACCCGCAATCAACCATCAAATCATAAATCAAACAGCCGGCAGCCGGTGAAGTCACATCTTTGAATTCGTGAGCACTCAAATCATCGGAACTGGCGTGATGATCGATCACGACCTTGATGGAGTCCGACTTCTGCATCTTTTTGCCGACATCGCCAATTTGAATCCATGCGCTGGTATCGACAATGATATGGACATCGCATTTCTGCAGAGATTCCGACAAGGCTGACGAATCGTTGAGGCAATGGACTTTGTTCTCGGGATCGAGAAAATAAAGATGTTTCGGAGTTGAACTCGGATTGATAATCTCGACGGTTTTCCCCATCGATTCCAGCAATCCTGTCAATGCAAGTTCAGAGCCCAAGGCATCAGCATCGGGCCGGACGTGGCTGGTAATCACAAAATGCTGGTTGTTGTCAATAATTGTACGCAATCCGGACCAGTCGATACTCATAGTTCTGCTTTCAACTCCAAAGCTGGCCTGTGCGATAATTAATAGTGTTTTCGTGTCCACTCCTAATTGTGCTGATGACACTCGTCATCGATTAGTCTACAATTTTTTGATGTGAATCTGTATCTCACAGCACCGGAAACTTCATAACTCAAGCATCATTTGTGTTAATAATTCGGGTTGATGATCTTGGACATGCACTTATAGGAGTGCATTGAACTGGTATCGACGCTCAATTCTAAGCCTTGAAAAGGCACTATGGAGAGAAACGTGATGGATGATTCCACACAGCGGACTTCTCGATCAATTTCGGGGAAAAGCAAACTGCTCGGTTTAATTGTTGTTCTGGGAGTGGTCACTGCCTGGGCGATCTGGATGCCTGCCTATCCGGAAAAACGATCTCTCCCTACAGAAATCAGCTCTAGTTCCCCAACTGAGACAAGCAGTTCTGCAAACTCTGGAGTCAAAGAGCCTGAAAAAGAACTGGAATTGCCTCAGGAACCAGTCACTCCCGATCAACTGACTAAAGAGCAGATTGACGCCATTGTCTTGGGAACCTGGCATTCACAGTACTACGGCGAGCGACATCTGATTGTCCGCGAGGACAGAACAGCTACCATTTATTATCAGGCCAACATGATGGCCCGCATGTTTGTCGGCTCGCACCTGAGAATCGAATACAGCTGGAGATACGACCCTGAAAAACAGCAGGTCATCTTCACGATTACTGGAGGCGGACCTGAGTCCGGGCTCGAATATGTCAAAAAAACCTGGGGAGACGATCTGCGACAAACTGTCGAAAGCATCTGTGTATCAGATATGTATCTCGCAGACCTGGATGGAAAAACGAAGCATCACTGGTCGCGATTGACGGAAGTCCCGGAAAAAGTAATGGCTGTTTTTGAATGAAAAACTTGCAGTAAAGCGAAAATCAATCTCAGTGAGTTACTGCTAAATGTTGATTTCAGAAAATGATATAACCTGTATGACTTTTACATGGGACACGGAAACGGCTGTCGACATGTTCTTCGCTGTGAAATTCTTGGCTTTGAGAGACAACTTGATTGTGACAATCTGTTCAAGTCAAAACAGGACGCGATGCTGCAAATTAATGACATCGCATTTGAAAAATTTCGAACAGGACAGTTTAGATTTCAACCAACACATAGGCAGGAAATTGCTCAAAGCCTTATTCAACTCTCTAATCTCCAGTTGATTGAAGCGATGTACGAGGACAATCTCTTTGAATCCGAAATTGTAAAAAGAGAATTGATTCATCGTAAAATCATGGATGATGATATTTATAAAATCGGATTTTATGGCAATGACATCGCTAAAACACAAGCAATTGATCTTATGAAATACAAAGTTCTTTAGCCTGACCTACCACTTATCAATTAGAACTCACCTTGATGACCTCCCCTCGAAATTCAGAATCTTCCAAACGCAGTAAATCCTCCTCTCCTGCTCCCATGCGAGGCGGAAAAGTTGATGAGTCCAATCGAAACTGGGAATTACTGATCGCCGGTGACTTCAACGATCGGCACGTCGAGCTACTGGAAACGCTGGTCGAAGTACCGAAAAACAGTTCGGGAACACTGTATTTCGACTCCAACGGCGGGAGTGTTTACACGGCCATGTCTCTCGTCACGCTGATGCAGGTTCGTGGACTTAAAGCGACTGGCATTGTGTTGGGAGAATGTTCCTCGGCTGCTCTTTTACCCTTCGCCGCTTGTCGCAAACGGTTTGTCACACCACATTCAACACACCTGTTCCATCCGATGAAATGGGAGAGCGAAGAAAACGTACGGCTGGAAGAAGCAGCCGAGTGGACGCGTCACTTTCAGCAGTTGCAGGAAGTGATCGAAAATATGCTGGTAACATTGTTTCCGATTGAACGCTCAAAACTGGATGCCTGGACCCAGCCGGGAAGGTTTGTCACGGGTAGCGAACTTGTGGAAACGGGATTGGCAGAGTTTGTCGAGGCACAATAGATACAATTGCTATTACTTTGCCTGTGCTTTTTCCTCGGCTGCACTGCGTCGAATGTATAACGGCTGAAGCTGAAAAGGATCGTCGCTGCCTTCTTCAAGAAAACGCAGGCGTCCACAACGAGCAACAGTGGCTGCATCGGGAGACCAGTCATCTTCAGGGGCCAGTTTCCAATCTGCAGGCCAGGTCTGATTGGGAAGTTGGCGAGTCAGTCTGGGAATTCCCAGACCTGCATAGATGACACCGGAATGATCGTGGTTTTTCCAGACATCTAGCTCTTCGGCTATGAGAGGACCAGAAGGAATCCAGACATCATCCTGAACTTCAAACCGTTGCCAGGCAACCTGACCTTTTCGCAGGTCTTCAATGACTTCGACCCGTTCGCAAGAGATAGTCAGACCTTGTGCGGTTGCTGCAAAAGTTGAAACCGCTTTGAGAGGGCACCCCGTCACATAAGCAAACGTCTTCGCGAACGTAATGCCAACACGCAATCCAGTAAAACTTCCAGGCCCGTGTGTGATTGCCAGCAATTCGATCTCAGACCAGGAAACCTCGTTATCCTGGCAAAGCGATTGCACAGTCGAAAACAGTTTCTGAGTCGGTTGTCCGAAATCGGACTGGAGCGGCGAAATCGCAATCAATTTCTCATCGCGCACTAAAGCAACAGAACTCTTTTTGCCCGTACATTCCAGCCCAAGAATCAGCATCATGTTCCTTTATTGAGTTGCAGTTCGAATGCTAAGAGGACTTTTTTCAGAAAAATGGAACCGCGGATGAACGCAGATATTTCGCATCAGTGTTTATCTGTGTCCATCGGTGGTTCAAATTCGTTTCTGTTGATCTTACTTCGCGATTACATAACAGATCAAATCGCGGCTACTTGAAGGGATCTGCCTTGAATGATATTGTTCGGAAGCTTTTCCAGAAACCCATAACACCTACCGACCGTCAGAAACTGAGATGCGTCTCCCTTTGAGTTGGCTCCGCAAGCTATTAGAGCGTATGGAATCCCGAGATTTCCAGCTCTCCAGCAAATGGTTTCTGCTCTCGATGATTTTAGGTGTTGTGGTTGGGCTAGTCACGGTTGTCTTTGACCATCTTTCTCTGTTCGTTGAAACCATCGTTCTACGGGGACTAGTCGGGTTTAATCCGGGCGAAGCCGAGGGAGAATTTGACCCGTTTGCGAGCCTGCTGGATTTATCACGAGGCCCAGAGCCCTGGATTTTGTTACTGGTGGTGACCCTTGGGGGATTACTCTCTGGCTATCTGTTGCAGAGATTTGCCACAGATGCGTCAGGCTCAGGAACCGGGGCGACAATCCATGCATTTCACTTTCGTCAAGGTTATTTGCGGTGGCAAATTGTCTGGGTGAAAATCCTCACCACTTCTATCACCGTAGGAACGGGTGGCTCGGGTGGTCGTGAAGGTCCGATTGCTCAAATCGGGGCGGCTTTGGGAGCCTGGCTGGGCCAACGTCTCCATTTGACGAGACGCGATCGTCGGATCTTACTGGCTGCCGGTATGGGAGCTGGTGTTGGTGCGATCTTTCGGGCACCGCTGGCCGGTGCGTTATTTGCTGCAGAAATTTTATATAAAGATGCCGACTTCGAAGCTGAAGTGATTGTACCAGCGGCAATGTCGTCCATCATTGCTTATGGCGTTTATTCCATGTTTCTCCCGCAAGAAATTCGATATATGCCGTTGTTCGGGCAGGAACTGCGATTCAATTTTCTATCGCCATTCGAACTGATACCGTACACAATCATGGCGATTGTGATCGTTTTTGTTGGCATTCTGTTTACCAAAACCTATCACAACACTCACAACCTGTTCGAGAAAATCAAGCTCCCATTGTTTGCACGCGTCGGGTTGGGCGCGTTTTCTTCGGGAGTGATCACGCTATTATTTTTCTTTTCTATTCCGGGACAGGATTCCGTAATGGGCATCGCTGGTCGCGGATATGGAACTCTCCAGAATGCATTGACCGGAGCTCAGCCTCTGGCCATCGGGGTACTGGCAGCCATTGTGCTTGGAAAAATTGTGGCGACCTCGTTTACTGTTGGCTCGGGGGGATCAGGAGGAGTCTTCGGTCCTTCCATGGTCATTGGAGGCTGCACAGGAGTTGCAGTTGCTCAGTTTCTTCAGCCTCTGTTCCCGGAAGGATTGATTCATCAACCTCAGGCCTATGGCGTTGTCGGGATGGCAGGATTTATCGCGGGATGTATTAACGCCCCGATTTCAACGATCATTATGGTTTCGGAATTGACGGGTGAATATAAACTGCTCATTCCGACGATGTGGGTTTCGACGCTCTGCTTTCTGATGATGAGAAAGCACAATTTGTACTTACAGCAGGTCCACTCCCGGCTCGAATCTCCTGCACATCGAGGTGATTTTATTGTCGATGTGCTGGAAGGAATTCGAGTGGAAGAAGTTTATCGCAAGAATCGCCCGTTGCGAATGATCCCCGAATCGATGCCGCTCGAACAGATTGTCCACATCGTCGCCGATACCCATCAGCATTATTATCCTGTTGTTGATGAAAAAGGTCGGTTGGTCGGAATTTTCTCTTCCGATGATGTGCGAGCCTATCTGTATAACGAGCATATCTGGAGTCTTGCCAACGCTGGCGACGTAATGACGGTCAATCCGATTACGATCACTGCTGACGACAACCTCAATACGGCTCTCATGCATTTCACAATGAAGAATCTGGATGAACTCCCCGTTGTCTCCTCGACGGACCGTGGAATTATCATTGGCATGCTTCGACGCAAAGAAACGATCGCCTGCTACAACCGGCGGCTCGTCGAATTGAAACACTCCTACGATGATGAGGATTCGGTCCTGGTGACACCGAAAAACAAGCCTTAAATTCCAGCCGTGTGATTCAGAACCGACCCTGGAAATGCTATAGTGCTGTAAATCCAATCCCATGGGACTACAACCGCTTTGTGTAAACAGACAAGATAACTCTCAATTATGCCCGCAGATAAGAATGATTTGAATCGATATGGGATTCGCGTCCTGGTGGTCGATGATGATGAGCCGCACGCTCAGGCGGTCGCCGATGCGCTGAAACGGATCAATTGCGATTGCACGGTTTCGGCGTCGAGCAAGCGAGGCATCGAACTGATCGAAAGTGAGAATTTCGACGTTGTTGTGACCGACCTGATGATGGACGATTACGATGGTCTCGATATTCTCGAACGCACCAAAAAAGAATTGCCCGATGCCGAAGTGATTCTGCTGACCGGTCACGGAACGATCAACTCTGCGGTTGCCGCTATGCAGGGCGGTGCTTACACCTACATGACCAAACCGCTCGATATCAACGAGTTACGAACAGCGGTCGAGAAAGCAGCGACGCGTGTACGGCTGATTCGGCGGAATGCGGAGTTGAATCGCAGACTCGATGAAAAGTTTGGATTTGAGGGTGTGATTGGCAACAGTCCGGCCATGCACAAACTGATCGAAAAACTGAAAAACGTCGCTCCAACAGATGCAACGGTGCTGATTCAGGGAGAAAGCGGAACCGGAAAAGAACTCGTTGCCCGCGCGATCCATCAAAACAGCGATCGTAAAAACAAACCCTTCGTGCCATTGAACATCTCTGCTCTGCCGGAAAGTATTCTGGAGAGCGAACTGTTCGGCCATGAACCGGGGGCATTTACCGGAGCGTCAACAAAGCGGATTGGGAAATTCGAATACGCAATTGGTGGCACTCTCTTCCTCGACGAAGTTGGCGAAATGCCGATGGAAACACAGATTAAACTGCTGCGAGTGCTGGAAGATCGAAAAATAACCCGACTGGGAACCAACGAAGAGAAGCAGATCAATGTGAGGCTGGTCGCAGCGACGAATGCTCCGCTGCAGGAGATGGTCGAAGAAGGATCTTTTCGACAGGATCTGTATTATCGCATGCAGGTTGTGACGATCTATCTGCCGCCACTACGCGAACGTCGAGTCGACATTCCGCTACTGATCGATCATTTTCTCAAAGATATGTCGAAGCGATACAATAAAGAAGTCACTGGCCCCTCTCGTGCGGCTCGGCATTCTCTGATGGAGTACGAATGGCCCGGCAATATTCGTCAATTACGCAATGCAATTGAACGCATGGTCTTACTCGATACCGATGGTATTCTCGATCTTGACGATCTCCCTGAAGAGATTGCCCCACTGGAATACAACGAAGAAGAAGCCGCTGAGCATCTGGCTGGGATTGGTCTGGGATACGATCAACTCGTTGGCCAGCCTTTACGTGATGTGGAAAAATACTACATCGAAAAAGCGCTGGAAATGACAGGCGGCAAACGCGAAGAAGCCGCCTCCATGCTAGGCATTGGAGAGCGAACGCTATATCGCAAGATTAAAGAATATGAGCTAAAGAATTGAGACCTCGCAGGAAACTCAATCTCCTTCAAAACTGTTCGATCCAATTCGATAAGCCGTCGCTCCTGCCAGGAGAATCCATAGTGCATCGAACGGGCCTAAAGTCGTAAATACAGTTACGATGGAAGCCCACCCAAACAATGCAGTCACATTGAATGCCCCCTCGAATTCTTCGGCTTCTTTGATTTTGGCAGCCTTTTCTTCGGCGGAAAGAGCAGCCCACTGCACTTCTGCCTGCTTCCAAATCTCGGTCGGGTAATCCTTGGAATAATCGTAATTTTCGAAATCCGTGTTATCGTCATCCTCATATTCTGGCCATTGAATTTCGAGGCCGGCAGCTTCTTTCTCTTCGACGATGACATCGGCATATTCGGAAATCATGTACGAGTCACTGGCTTTGAACTCTTCCAAGTCATTGACCGCCGGCATGAGGGCCATAAAAAACATCCAGATCGCAAAGATTTTGCCCGCAAATACAGAGCCTATGGCGATGAAAACAGCGACGATTCCCGAAGCGGTATCTGCATTCTCCCCGGCTCCCATCAGCACGCCGAATCCGACCATGCCTCCAATTGCCCACGCGATCCAACCGACCTCATAACCTGTTGCATAAGCAATTCCACCCCAGATTAGAGCCCCGATAAAACCCGCTACACAGCCTCCAATCACCCAGCCAATAATGCCCAGTCCCTCATACGACTGAAACTGACTTCGCTTTTGTGAACTGGAGGATTTGACCTTCGCTTCACTACTGCGAGTATTTACTTTTCGGGTGACGGGTGCTGGAGCAGGTGGCAAATCGTCGGACTCAATTCGTTCTCCCGACTTTTCCAGTTCGTCGACTCCATCCAGCCAGTCATCATCTTCGTAAGAGAAGGGATTGTCCTCTTTCTTTTTTTCTGATGTTTGAGGCTCAATTCGGAAGGGTTCCCGGCATTGTGGACAGCGAATTTTCTTACCGACCAGTTCAAGTTTTTTGATTTTCAGCTTTTTATCACAATGCGGGCAGACAGCGACGATCGAAGTTGGCATGGAATATCTCAATTTGGGAAGTTAATCGTGTTTCGATCGCGCATCGCATCGATAATGTAAAAACGTTTACCCAAATCCTACCATAACACATCACTTTGTTCACGCATGAACAATCCACAAGTGGAAAATTATTCGTTTTCACGATGAGTGATTCAGTTTTCGCTATTCAGCAGCATTCAAATTGAAGCAGGCGACTTCATTATCATTGCGGATGAGCAAATAGCCGTTCGAGAGAGTCGGTAATGCTCGGGTCGTTCCCGTCAGGAGTTGAGCACGTTTGACTTCCTGATACTTCGCATCGTCCGCTTTGGCGATGACGAGTTCTCCATCGGTTTTCATGATCAGCAAATGCTTGTCGGCGCGAATGAGCGTCGCGTAGCCGAAACCGGATTGACGCCAGTTTTCTTTTCCAGTCTCCGGATTAAAGCTGACAAGATCGGCTGGTGGCCCATCCTGGCGTCCATCAATACCAATGAGCGATTGATTCACCGGCACGGGAGTCGTGTACTGAGAAGCCAGCGGTTCGAGTCCACTGTGGAGGACTTCAATGGATTGTTGATCGAACTTCGCCCAGACATTTCCAATCCCGTAGCTGGCTGTCAAAAAGAGATGATCATCGATAACCAGCGGAGCAGCTCCATTGACGGTTGGTCCCCGCATACCGAAAGGCGTTTGAAAGAGAAGTTGACCGGATTTGGGATTGAGTCCGACAGTCTCGTATCGCGTGCAGAAGATCGCGATGGGTTGATTGTTGAATTCGGTGAGCACAGGAGCAGAATAACTCGGTTGCCAGGCTCCATTCTGCCAGAGAGTTTTGCCAGTTTTGAGATCAAATGCGACCACGCCGGCATTCTGACGGAACCCGCCGACATTCACCAGAACCGCGTTTTCGAAGATGACAGGAGCACTACCAGCTCCAAAGTATCCTTCATCGGCTCCAAAGTCCTGATGCGTCTGTCGCGTCCAAATCACTTTTCCATCAGAAAGTTGCAAACAATGCAGGTCTCCGCTGGCACCAAAGATGACTACACGATCGCCTGCAATTGTGGGAACGCAAAGCGGTCCATCTTCCGGCACGACGCGAGGCTGATAGTTCGTGGGAAACTTCGTTGTCCACTTGAGTTGACCATCAGTGAGATTGCGAGCTTCGACGATTTCTTCATCATCAATCCGGTGGACGAAAACGGCAATCTGATCACTGGCAGCGACACCCGCTACCCCGGAACCGACAGGTGCTTTCCAGATTTTTTCTGGTCCCGCCTCGTCCCAGTTCAGACCGAGTTGTTCACCACGAGCAACCCCGTTTCGATTTGGCCCCAGGATTTGAGGCCAATCTCCGGCTTGAAGGGTGACGGGATTAAGTACCAGTATCGTCAGGAATGAGGTAACGATGACCGATGATCGTAACATTTGAGCATATCCATTAATAACAAATGCAGCGTGTTTCTGGATGCACTCTGCCAATCACTGCAGGTCTGGCCAGCAGTGGCACACGTCGAATGACATACCATAGACAGAGCAATCCGGTATTACGACCGAACTGGCCACTCATGGTAGCATTTGTTGCAGTGGAAGGCGACGATTGTGGCTGTGCCGGGAATTGTTCGACCTGAGGAGTTCAAATCGGCATCGTTCAATTCTATGGGATCGACGGCACAGGATCCGCAGGAACAACAGCTGGTGTTCTCGTGGAGCAGTCGAGCACGGTTCAAAGTCGAGGAACCCAGTTCTTCTTCACGATATGCTTTGATTCTAAGCCGCGGAAATGGAATGATAGAAGGTTCGTCCA from Rubinisphaera italica includes the following:
- a CDS encoding DHH family phosphoesterase → MSIDWSGLRTIIDNNQHFVITSHVRPDADALGSELALTGLLESMGKTVEIINPSSTPKHLYFLDPENKVHCLNDSSALSESLQKCDVHIIVDTSAWIQIGDVGKKMQKSDSIKVVIDHHASSDDLSAHEFKDVTSPAAGCLIYDLMVDCGYQPTPQEANALYSAIATDTGWFRFPATTAETMQIISDLMKAGASPSELYTKLYEQASLERLKLSGIALQRVQLACEGQLVYTYVTQADFAETKAHPADTESLVNECMKIKGTRAAFILVQQQNRQIKASLRSREGVDVTLVAEQFGGGGHRLASGAMITGSMETVIEKLIELFQIQLGTPAVASE
- a CDS encoding ATP-dependent Clp protease proteolytic subunit, which codes for MTSPRNSESSKRSKSSSPAPMRGGKVDESNRNWELLIAGDFNDRHVELLETLVEVPKNSSGTLYFDSNGGSVYTAMSLVTLMQVRGLKATGIVLGECSSAALLPFAACRKRFVTPHSTHLFHPMKWESEENVRLEEAAEWTRHFQQLQEVIENMLVTLFPIERSKLDAWTQPGRFVTGSELVETGLAEFVEAQ
- the tsaB gene encoding tRNA (adenosine(37)-N6)-threonylcarbamoyltransferase complex dimerization subunit type 1 TsaB, which encodes MMLILGLECTGKKSSVALVRDEKLIAISPLQSDFGQPTQKLFSTVQSLCQDNEVSWSEIELLAITHGPGSFTGLRVGITFAKTFAYVTGCPLKAVSTFAATAQGLTISCERVEVIEDLRKGQVAWQRFEVQDDVWIPSGPLIAEELDVWKNHDHSGVIYAGLGIPRLTRQLPNQTWPADWKLAPEDDWSPDAATVARCGRLRFLEEGSDDPFQLQPLYIRRSAAEEKAQAK
- a CDS encoding chloride channel protein, whose translation is MRLPLSWLRKLLERMESRDFQLSSKWFLLSMILGVVVGLVTVVFDHLSLFVETIVLRGLVGFNPGEAEGEFDPFASLLDLSRGPEPWILLLVVTLGGLLSGYLLQRFATDASGSGTGATIHAFHFRQGYLRWQIVWVKILTTSITVGTGGSGGREGPIAQIGAALGAWLGQRLHLTRRDRRILLAAGMGAGVGAIFRAPLAGALFAAEILYKDADFEAEVIVPAAMSSIIAYGVYSMFLPQEIRYMPLFGQELRFNFLSPFELIPYTIMAIVIVFVGILFTKTYHNTHNLFEKIKLPLFARVGLGAFSSGVITLLFFFSIPGQDSVMGIAGRGYGTLQNALTGAQPLAIGVLAAIVLGKIVATSFTVGSGGSGGVFGPSMVIGGCTGVAVAQFLQPLFPEGLIHQPQAYGVVGMAGFIAGCINAPISTIIMVSELTGEYKLLIPTMWVSTLCFLMMRKHNLYLQQVHSRLESPAHRGDFIVDVLEGIRVEEVYRKNRPLRMIPESMPLEQIVHIVADTHQHYYPVVDEKGRLVGIFSSDDVRAYLYNEHIWSLANAGDVMTVNPITITADDNLNTALMHFTMKNLDELPVVSSTDRGIIIGMLRRKETIACYNRRLVELKHSYDDEDSVLVTPKNKP
- a CDS encoding sigma-54-dependent transcriptional regulator, giving the protein MPADKNDLNRYGIRVLVVDDDEPHAQAVADALKRINCDCTVSASSKRGIELIESENFDVVVTDLMMDDYDGLDILERTKKELPDAEVILLTGHGTINSAVAAMQGGAYTYMTKPLDINELRTAVEKAATRVRLIRRNAELNRRLDEKFGFEGVIGNSPAMHKLIEKLKNVAPTDATVLIQGESGTGKELVARAIHQNSDRKNKPFVPLNISALPESILESELFGHEPGAFTGASTKRIGKFEYAIGGTLFLDEVGEMPMETQIKLLRVLEDRKITRLGTNEEKQINVRLVAATNAPLQEMVEEGSFRQDLYYRMQVVTIYLPPLRERRVDIPLLIDHFLKDMSKRYNKEVTGPSRAARHSLMEYEWPGNIRQLRNAIERMVLLDTDGILDLDDLPEEIAPLEYNEEEAAEHLAGIGLGYDQLVGQPLRDVEKYYIEKALEMTGGKREEAASMLGIGERTLYRKIKEYELKN
- a CDS encoding outer membrane protein assembly factor BamB family protein, producing MLRSSVIVTSFLTILVLNPVTLQAGDWPQILGPNRNGVARGEQLGLNWDEAGPEKIWKAPVGSGVAGVAASDQIAVFVHRIDDEEIVEARNLTDGQLKWTTKFPTNYQPRVVPEDGPLCVPTIAGDRVVIFGASGDLHCLQLSDGKVIWTRQTHQDFGADEGYFGAGSAPVIFENAVLVNVGGFRQNAGVVAFDLKTGKTLWQNGAWQPSYSAPVLTEFNNQPIAIFCTRYETVGLNPKSGQLLFQTPFGMRGPTVNGAAPLVIDDHLFLTASYGIGNVWAKFDQQSIEVLHSGLEPLASQYTTPVPVNQSLIGIDGRQDGPPADLVSFNPETGKENWRQSGFGYATLIRADKHLLIMKTDGELVIAKADDAKYQEVKRAQLLTGTTRALPTLSNGYLLIRNDNEVACFNLNAAE